The Spirochaetota bacterium DNA segment AATACGCGGTGAGCTCCCTGTCCGCGTCGCTGAGGCTCTTGACGAGAATGTCTTCTCTTCCTTCGATCTTCTTCGTGGCCGGGTCGTCATACCAGCTCGAGTAGGGACCGCCGCGCAGCATCAGCAGGCAGATTCCCGACGAGTACGACATCTGGTCCCTGTAATCCCCGTAAAGCTGCGCGTCCATCTTGTTTCCGAATAGATTGTCCATCGCCCGGGCGAAGACCTCGAAGGCGATGGTCATCCCGACGCTTTCCACGTCCGATGAGCCGTCCCATTCCCTGAGGTACCGGGCCAGTTCCTCCGTTCGACTGTCCCGGGCCTTGAGGCCCTTGACGGCCTGGATGACAAGCCCGGCTATCTCAAGGCCGAACAGGGAGTGCGTGTCGGCCTGGATTTCCCTCATGCTTTCGGAGGTGGCGGGCCCGCCGGATTTGAGCAGTTTTTCTATCCTCATGGCCCGGTATGGAAGGACCACGGCGCTTGGTTGTATTGCATACGGGTAGCGCCCATCGGATATCTCGTTATTGGCCGTCACGATGTAGCCCGCCCTGGGATTGTAGAGCTCGGGGAGCTCTTCAAAGGGGATGACCCCTTTCCATTCATGTTCCCCGTCCCATCCCGGAACGGGCTCCAGGCCGGTTCCCCTGGTCCGCGTGGGCACCATCCCGCTTACTTTGAAACCAATATTACCCTCCCTGTCGGCGTAAACCCAGTTCCACACGAACGCGTTGTAACGGGAGAGCGCTTTCTTGAACGACGGCCAGTTTTTCACCGTCATGATATCCATCGAAAAGGTGGTTATTCCTTTCATGGCCCCGTCCACTGTCCTCAGTGCCAGCGGCGGTCCGTCCTTGACCGGTTCCTTTGTCAGCGAGTTGATTATGGGGCCGTGCCTGCTGATGAGAACGTTTACATCGACGTATTTTTTGCCGTTGCCTGATTTTAAATATATCCTTTCGGAAACGACCTTGAAGGGCTCATACCTCCCCTTGTACAGGTATTCCCCGGCGTTCGCGGGGTTGACCTTCTCGATATAGATGTCCTGTATGTCGCCTCCGGTGGTGGTCGCGCCCCAGGCGATGTGCCGGTTGTGCCCGGCGATGATTCCAGGAAAGCCCGGAAGCGTTATCCCGGTAACGTCGATCCCGTCCCCGCAGAGGTGCGCCTGATACCACAGCGAAGGGAGCATCAGCGGCATGTGGTAGTCGTTGGCCAGTATCGGCTTCCCTGACCTGGTGCGCCTGCCGGAAACGGCCCAGCAGTTGCTGTGCACC contains these protein-coding regions:
- a CDS encoding penicillin acylase family protein; this encodes MKTLRRIGVAVVIILILLAGGTYIFVKSTLPGYEGILSVPGIRGNIEVIRDTYGIPHIFAGTKNDLAFGLGYSMAQDRLWQMDILRRVSLGRLSELFGEIALEADRFSRVLGFGRGAKKTQEGLTAGEKEYLEAFLNGINHYIKNKKGELPMEFRALGYAPEPFTAQDLLAIIMYQSFLNNHNWKFELARLSARSQLGDKRGRELFPALSYHGPYMSLPGHHADGEGMPLAIDGTGSTGDAIPRVNPRVIAEVLKADSLLAGYSGLHSMMVHSNCWAVSGRRTRSGKPILANDYHMPLMLPSLWYQAHLCGDGIDVTGITLPGFPGIIAGHNRHIAWGATTTGGDIQDIYIEKVNPANAGEYLYKGRYEPFKVVSERIYLKSGNGKKYVDVNVLISRHGPIINSLTKEPVKDGPPLALRTVDGAMKGITTFSMDIMTVKNWPSFKKALSRYNAFVWNWVYADREGNIGFKVSGMVPTRTRGTGLEPVPGWDGEHEWKGVIPFEELPELYNPRAGYIVTANNEISDGRYPYAIQPSAVVLPYRAMRIEKLLKSGGPATSESMREIQADTHSLFGLEIAGLVIQAVKGLKARDSRTEELARYLREWDGSSDVESVGMTIAFEVFARAMDNLFGNKMDAQLYGDYRDQMSYSSGICLLMLRGGPYSSWYDDPATKKIEGREDILVKSLSDADRELTAYFGGDISKWKWGKVHTYTFKHALGSVAPFKWLWNIGPFAFPGDISTVRPGFLRNISEKPYKVTEGASMRHVIDFADLHNARFVISTGQSERWLSPHYDDQTRMWMEVKSIPMWMDREAVEKNMKAKLVFKPGK